Genomic DNA from Vespula vulgaris chromosome 5, iyVesVulg1.1, whole genome shotgun sequence:
AATCAAGCTATTATTACTtgtttgtttgtgtgtgtttagactatttatttataagtcgaattgaaataaagtagttaaataatttcttacagGACCATATCCGCCATAATCACCATAGCTGGTAGGTGAATATGCAGAATCCTTGTGACCATCGCTTTTCGATGATCCACTAAGCCCAGCACTAGTACCTGCTAGGAAGCCTGACACGACTGTACTAATTAATGTCGATAAATCGAGTCCTCCACCGCCGTAACCACCTTTTCCAGGAACTGAAATTTCCTGGAAGTatacgaacgaatataaataaatgtttcatctcgtttatattaaaaatcaacgctgtttgatattttctttacgcAAAGCCTCTTCTCTAAGCGTAAACGAATGTAAACAAGCGTTAAAAACTAAATAAGATACACGATATAATAGTTGTAAATTATGACATGATATGACGAATAAGCGTCAacgttaatatatatgattcgATGCGTTGTTAGATGCAACAACGAAGATTAGAAAAgagtcaaaaagaaaaagaaaaagaaaaagaagaaaaaagaaaaaagagaagagaaaagaaaaagaaagcagatCCGTCGTCTTTTATTTAGGAACAAACGATGTGCGTAAAAACGTCACGGGTTAATCGATCCTCAGTGTGAATTgcgagaatttttattattagtaacAATAACagattttcaatttattaaaaagttaatggTGCGTACTTTGCTTAGACTAGCAACGACCCCGGCAATTAAATTCGAGAGGGGTGACATTTTTCCTGGTCCGGTTGGCTGCAAAATTATAAAGAgataaccaaaaaaaaaacaaaaaagaaaaaagaaatagaaagaaagaaacatattcatattaattaataaatacgtatataaactCGTTTATCACATTCGTTTATAACGAGttattgaatttaaaatgGTGAATCGGTATTACCGTACTCAATGGACCTGCCACGGACTTTACCAATGCCGATAAAGACGATCCACCTTGTCCGTAAGGCTAGAAtcgtagtaaaaaaaaagaacaaaacaaaaaataatattaaattttttaaatgtatgaTGATCAAAGGAATAACGTGATCGATCTCGATATCTTACGGGATTGCTCGAATGACTCAATGGACCGATCAAAGGGCCGATCAATGGTCCTATCAATGGTGCTATCAATTGAATAAGTGGTCCAGCTATAGCCGCTACGTCGCTTCCTCGTCCATCCTTACCCTGAaattaactctctctctcgttctttcataatatcataaatataatgatagtTAATATTCTCGATACGAACGACTTACTCCGCTGAGATTTAACAAGATCGGTACTAGGGCCCCAGGAATATCGACACCATCTTCTCCGTCACCCTAaagtgaagaagaaagaaaagaaaaaaaaagtacaaaagaaaaaatgttaacacgaaagaaatagaaataaaattctcatatctttcatatttataacGTCACCTACGCTATATGAAAGAATAACTCACTTCAGAGAGTCCTTGTACCAGAGGTATCGCAGCTTGTAAAACCTCAGCCAGATCTGTCTCCGACTCTGGCTAAAATTAGGATAATCTTTAATGAATGTaataaggattaaaaaaaaagaaataaataagttaaataaaaaaaaagaaaaggaaagatctaACTTTCGAAAGAGATTTAGGACATTTTAGAGAGGACGATCGAAATAGCTTACGTCACTGAGATCTTCTAAAATCGGCACAGCTAATGGCAATAAATCAAGCAAGGATTGTAATGATCCACCCATagtgtcgtcatcgtcataatcatcgtcattaatctgaaaaatataaattacctCGATGTGATCGagctttttctcattttattttattttatttcattttatttctttttttattttattcatcttttttctttttgaaaaaaagctCGAAACAATCGATCGTACCTGTTGTTCGAGTTCCGGCGAATCAGAATTAGTTTCATTAAGTTCTTCCTTCGTTGTTAATTTTGTTAACGTGGACTGAAATATACGGAGAAATTAACGTCACTCGAATGAAATTATCACAATTCGAATGAGCAGGCATAAAACGCAGCAATTGGATGAATCTAGACagtttgatataattatagtcgcatatataattatatatagaatataataaacaactatatatatataataacttttatttataattgttatatatatgtaataaatagtattaataaaaataataaaaaagtaatcaaaattataCTTCCTTTCCAAgctaattatcgataaatttcacACCAGTCAcatttttatcctcttttccttttctttcgtttcctttctgtttcatttttctttttcttttttcttttttcctttttcttcctatacacacacgcgtTCGTACCTATGACGTGGCATTACGCAACTATCGCTGTTCCCAAAAAAGACACTCCTGCTGATCCTTGCTTGAGTAATCATTGACGCTCCGAGAAGTTTTAACGAAAAAGATGCATACATAATTAAAGGATAGATTTTTCGAAatgttatttttcgaaattactAATACAACGTAACGTTTCGCTTTCACATTTGCTCTTATGAAAGTCATCGttcacattttattttttgtttatctttttgcttttttttcgaaaataacgaagctcataatctttctttttaagaatattcCTTTGcgaacaatatatttttaacacgCTGACGCTGAGCACTCATCGTCGATGTTTCGTCGCAATACAATTCTATTTACCGTTTTTGCCAATAGTAACAAAAATCCTTTAATGGTCGGAAAGTAATTTGttgtttgaatatttaaacaattacgTAATCAATGTTCAATAAAGTAagatgatttatatatttttatgtaaacatTTCAAACGTAACGATGTCTGATCTTTATATAGATAACTTTCTTCTTGCCTCCATTCGCCTATGCATTAAAATACAGAATACAGCGTGAACGTCAGCGTGTTAAAGATATTCaaatgattgatttttattgatcTTCGTACATTCAAGAGagataatgtttttattaaaaataaaaagaaaagaaaaaagaaaagaaaaacagtgaTAAAAGAATTACCTCGTTATAAGCTGGAGCGATTTGTACCTTCTGCGGCTTCATACCTTTAATGATCTTCGAAATCGATGTGGTTATCTTCGCGTTGGTGTCGTTCtgcgaattttttcttaaaatttgaAGAAGTTGCAGGAGTTCACCGAGCATCGTAGGCTGTCGTCTCTTttcgtccttctctttttcggtCTCTTGCCTAACGTTCTTCTTCGAGCCATTATTGTTATCTCTCGTAACGAAATCATCGAATATCACATTTATTTGACCGTCCTGATCGATCAGAGTATAATTCCTTTCGAAATAGGGAGGAAATTCGTCTGGTGGATCCCTCTTTGGTATGACCAAgagatttttcgttttattaggTGGTATAGTAGATTCGGTCGATTGTTCTCTCGTTATAGTTATCACTGCCTCGAAGGGTACGCTTATAAGTGGTAGAATAGGATCGGTCAAGTTTCTTTGTAACgtcgtaaaattattaaatcttatcGGCGACGATAATTCAACGGGATTGTTAAGAAACTTTTTAAGGGATAAATCATCGTGAAACGTATTAAGACCGAAATTATTAGAAGTTAAGTTTCTTTCGAGATTATCGAAGAACAAATTCCCGATGGATTGTTCTTGTTGTCTGTATCGTGAATCTATTCCAGGATTGGTTACCGGCACGGGAAGATAAGTTGCTGCTGGAGGTACAATGACGTCGTTCGTGTTACGTATCACCTCCTCGTCGTTCAAATCGTAAGTATTCCTTGTGCCAAAGTTGGGATATTGCGGtaagaaattgttattttgtttGACACTATTTAATCGTGGAGGAGGTTGCAAAGGttctttcgatttaatatCGGTAAATCTCGATGAGGTTTGACTTGAGGTTTGTTGTTTGAAAGGTTTCTTCAAACGATTTTGATCTGTCGTTCTCGACAACTCTTCCTTCACCGACGATAAAGTTATATTGATCTTCGAGGCCATCAAACCCATAACGTATTTTGCCCAAGCTATCAGATCCTCCTTCGTAGCTATCTTAACGGGCAATTGAATCTCCAAGACTCTTGGGGATTCGGCAAAACCTGCCTCGTCTCTTCGTCTATTCTTTCCCTCTAGATTTCTTATCGGTTGACCTATTGGCAATGACGTCGTCAAGTCCATCCCAATCAACATGATCAAGAATGATCTAATCACGAACGAGCGGAACATTTTTGTTTACAAACttgagaaataatattctctcGATCGCCGATTATTACGTATTTAACTCGAGGTCAATGTCTATGAACAGCATACTACACGATCCCGTAATCGATCGCATTATTCGCGAATTCGACtatgatgatatatatatatatatatacatacatatataaaataaaaaaaagaatttgttccTTCGTTTAGTCTAAAGCTCGTTGTTCCAGCGGTCATGGAACTGAGCGGATGCACGACTCATGTCCCCTTTATAAACGAACGATAATAAAGGGTTTGCAAACTCTTCCCTAGTCGTAGAAACGTCCACTTTTTTCCATGCACTTTGCGTCCACCTTGCCTGAGTCCATTGGCATTCCTAATCATAGTTCACGTGAAGCCGATCGGGCCGATTGCGCTCACTTCCGTCGTTACGTCCGTGTcaggatagatagaaagataattaCGCGAATACGAGCTATAGATTCTAATATAAGCAGCAGATATAGGATAAACCTGATTGATGACAAATGCTGTTTCGTAAGGGTTCAAACTTTCAAGTACTGCTAAAGGATAATGATGAAATACGTTGCTAAACGTATCTCTTTCGTTAAGAAATTCGTTTATCGTTTACCGTTAACCGTTTAtcgttttgtttcattttacgaCTTTCCAATCGgtgatacttaaaaaaaaaaaaaaagaaataaagaaaaagaagaaaaagaatacaatcAAGAAATCGTACTGCAGGAATATGattgatacaaaaaaaagaaacgtttactCATTGTTATTAATGATTGGATTCTTTAACGTTTAAGGTTGATTGGCGAAATAGAATTTAAACGATTTCTTTGTTACAGTAACTCTTAAAGGTCTAAGAGGTATATTCAATGAGATAATTACTTTTCACAGATGTGGCAATGATATTGATCTTGAAATTTCTTTACAATGAAATAAGACAAAGAGAGCTTGATTAATCACGAACGTTGTTAGTAATCGGTATGTGATTTTTGCATTAGAAACAGAATAGGGCCGTTATGTACGTTAATCTCCCACGCTAATGAAAGTTATTCTTACTTTACTCGCTAAGTGAATGCAAATTGTGTATACCTATGGCTTTCTATACTACTCTGGGCTTTCTCAAAGGggttaaaaaaaacaatgtagACAACGAAAGTTCTGCGAAAGTATTCTAACAATGATTCAGGGAATCTAATACATTGCATCTACGATTGAAACGAGTTTTCCAGTGGTATGTGACACGTCTGTCACCGTTAGATCGGTTACTGACCAGCTACAAACAAGTTTATCGTAACCATAAACGATCATGCTCGATTACTGCCGGGAATCATTTATGGTATAAAAGTTTTCAAGGACAAGAACtaatttcttttagaaaatcaTACTTAAAGACTTTCATACAGTTCATGCACATTCATGAAGCttataatatttgtacatatatatgcatatgtatgtgtgtattaacTTTGCTTTTTAAGGAAACTGATCACGCGTATTACATCGATCCTGACATTGGAACCATCGATTTCAAGagtttctattatatttctttctatttttattgctTTCGCATCAACGCTCATTATGTTACGttcaatagagaaaaataaacaaagtttTAATCGTATAACATTAGTATTTCGCAGAGAAATGTAATCtgtaatattatctataattcgtattgaatatatcaatttattgttaaaattgaagcatgaaatttaatgtaaaaattagcttcattttttcaaacatttttttagatAGACGGAATATCTGTTTCTTTAGCTTAAATTTTATAAGCGGATACTGCCGCATCCGTTTAAAATTTATGAGTAATTttgatagaataataataaattttctttatatattatataacatttttacaaatttcgaagtaatttttttaagaactgccaaaaagaatatatcgtTTTTTGTATAGTAGTTCTGaatgtacatgtataataatttttgtacaGTAGTTTCGGACGTTATATTAACAGCAAACTTTACATTGACGGCAAAATTTATTTGCTCAAATTTgcgaaagataagaagaattaGTAAAActgttatttgttattaataagttTATTCCTTAGGTCCCAATTACGAACACCACACAGTGGATTGAATCGAGTATTTTAGTAAGATTTTGGCAAAAAGTGACCTTCCTTATATGGATATCTACTAAATTTGTATTGTCTTAAATATTCATGAATTTAAGAAATGACAAAACTTATGtagaatacaaattttaattatatcaaacaaagaaagttataaaaatacaaaacctTATTTGATACCAAAATTATGTGACATAAATACAGACATAAGTTCTAAATCCGATTAAGATTTAATATAACaagtaaatgtaattaattgtttGCGAATTACGTAAAAtgcaatttattataaaaaaaaaacaaacaaataaatatacaaaatactttttacgaatgaaaagttatgaattttttctcgaaCACTCATATACATGCGACATTGTGCAATGTTTTAAacattatgtattatacatgtatgtattataatatgtacatgtctatatatacatacatacgtacatatatatatatatacatatatacatatacatatatacatatatatatatatgactttTTCGAGATCAATTGATCATATTCACCATAATTGAACACAATGATGGATTAATTGGATTGATTTCACGATATGCTAGTAATaacaaaattgaattattaatgtttttataatacatttataatagatttattAAGAAGATGTGTAGAACAATACTtgttttataatctttttcagaattaattaataaaaatatctgattaaaatattgtatatgattaaaatatctcATAAAAAATACAGGGTGTCCcataaaacgaattaaaaattattccagTTCTGATTCGATAGGAAGACATCTTATTTCATATGCTGAGTATTTATATCTAACACACGAAATTATGAAAcgtttcttaataaattatttgtcatttcttttttttttctattgccCCTAACAATTGAGATATTTAAGTGGCCCttaatttataagtatatatatgtatatatttacacagaattttatataaagtgaagctttccttttattaatgACAAAAATCgcaaaaaattacatatatatatatatatatatatatatgtgtatgtatgtatgaattaaatattactgaTGAAAACTTCTGATGAAAAAGCTTATGTAATGTAAGTCGAGAACTTGATATGATGTGCATGTATGCAATATGCAAATgcatatcaaaaaatatatcttgatTTTGGATGTTTAATCGAACAAAATTCAGGGGAACCACTTTCACTTTTCGTTCTGGTTTGTCCAAATATAAGTCATATCTGCCATGaaatttgttcttctttttttgttttctttaatgtatataaaataaaaaaaaggagaaaaaagtgtaaaaaaaagaaaatgaaaaggaacaACTGTaagcattttattttttttctttttcttcatttctttttttctttgtctagTTGCATAAAAGGACGATCTTTTTATCGACGCGCATATTCTTATCCATCTTTTCAAGGTTTCTTAATTCAAATTACAAgcaagtacttacgtactactaggtttatttctttcttcatacGAGGACACGCGCTCTCCTGCTATCGTGCGTTACGCTTCGAGGTTTGTAAACGTATAAATGTACGCTATAGCAAATACGTCACGGAGATGCTCCGTCGAACAAAGTAAAACAGAGCAGGGAGAGAAAATGTGAATATACCATGTGGCTCTTGAGACTTTCCATTGCGAAAATGTTCGTCAGTACGAACTTGACTACCGTACCAATTGTGTGTGCGACTTCGAGAATCGAACGAGTTTTTGTCGATTGATTagtgaacaaaaaaatttcgtttatttatttatcatcttttttctccgacaTGCATCCTCTTTCTTCCAACATGCATAggtaaatacaataaataaaatgatcatTCTTACGATTCATTAATACGGGATATTTCTAAATCTACATGTTTCGATATCCTTTGATGTTTcgtataataaagtaataaaatggTGGAGAGGGTagaagaatgtaaaaaaaaagatcatagatagagtaaaaagaaaaaaaaaagaagaaaaaacacgtCGTCGTTAAAAGGCAACAGCAAAAACTGGTTTTCGTAATGTTCACACACGTGAACCTATATGACGTTCGTTTAACTaccggtctctctctctctctttttttctctttctgtctctctttcctttttttttctctctttctcgacatATGTATACCTTTCGATTTCTTGGTGTTCACGATTGTTACAACATTCGATGGTATactacaaaagaaaataatcttcgttaaatataaaatgtaatctGGTCGATCGAGTTCGTGTAATATCTTCgacattatcgatcgatatataatcgttttttaaatgtatcaaATATGATCTTTATAATGATAAGGTCATTAGAAATTACGATAATGACAAAGTTTGAAATGACTTCGCTTAATAAAGGTGTCTCCGTCTGGTGAACGTTTATGAAAGTCACATACATAAGTCTACTAAGTGTTACTACtgttactgctgctgctgctgctgctgctgctgctgttactattactgctgttgctgctgttgttactgctgctgctgctgttgtcgCTGATCGAGGACTCGGACTTTCGAGTCCTCCGCGTCCGGTTTGACTGTCGGTAAAATCGTGACTTCCCATGAACTCCCGCTAGAAAAAGTACTTCCGTTAATGAAAAAacattaagaaaagaagaaaaaaaagaaaatgaaaaaaatttcatcctTCAACCTTCGAAATGAATTACTTTCCccttctattattttcattttctttttcatctatctTTTCCATCTATCAAAGTCGAGAAACTTCAAGATAGATCGATACTCGGCCATGATTTTCCTTATAAAGGAGCTTACCTGTttaaaagagggaaaaaagaaaaggatataatAGTTCTCACATATTtccgtaaaaatattatattagtagttttcataataaatttatatgcaaaaatatatatatacatatatatatatatatatttatatatatttatttatatatttatacacatacatatatatttctctctctttctccctctctttttctgtctcagTTGCATATAAAGCAAGCAAGGTTAACAACAATCGCGTCagtgattattttcttttaatcgataaGTCTGTACGAATAATTTTACTCCAACGttacttaattatatatatatatatgttttctttttctttttcttttccttcttctttttttctttttgtctttttttgtttttttctttatttttcttttatatacgttttaaaAATCTTGTATTATCCTGTCTAACGAGATATCAAAGTCGAgtagcttttttctttttcttttttttcttttgaatcatCTATCATTATTTCATTGTCTTTTATTGTCTTTAAGTCTCCATCGATCacaaaaagatcgataaataaataaaggtctatttacaaatatattgtaacctgatcgaatattataacaaatttaacgTTTGTGATCGAACGTtacatttgttataatatttacgttTATAATCATGAAATGgccattcttttcttcaaacatttatatacgatCTGTGACCATCCATGCATCTAcagattaatttaaaatcaaatattattgtattaatgGTGCAAGAATAAGATACAGGTTCggacatacatttatataagtacttgtatttatataagttgTGTCCCTTCGCGATAAAGGCTTAAAACAAATTGGGAAATATTGATTGTTATCAAATATAATCCTGACCACGAATGATGTACAAGCATATAAAACTATAGTATAAATTCGAGTTACAAGATCGAGATACGAAATTGCCAtggtattttatattaagggatttaaatatcaaatgttggacatttatcttttacttACTCTCTAAGGTTATAAGAGAATTGTATTGTCACTTTTAATCTGTGGAATCATATTTGGGATTAATATATGGGAATACGATCATCGTCCATATACTTTCATATACtacatttattgatttattttcgtaatacGAATTCATTCGTAAATATGATTCAATCTGATAAAAActacaagaaataaaaaaaggagataatcCTGACGTATCGAAATTATTCGTGTacgttcgaataattattacttaaaaaaaaaaacagtataaattttattaaaataataaaaaagtaaaaaaagtaatcgtcagataaaagaatattgtccatataatatttatcaacaCTATTTCGTACATATTCAATATTCAATTCGgctctattttgtttttttttaactatttcagggtatatttttgaaaacgtaaagaaaaggcaactaacaataagtaacagaaaagaaaacagtaaatatcaataatgttgttatttttttatttttttatttgtatattctgAACTGATTGTTCTCGCAACAACAAAGGATTCGCAAAGCAAATCTTTTTACTTATGAGTTTAATTACTATATTGCCGAAACGACTGTTGTATGTTCGTAGTTtcgatcagaaaaaaaagcgtTGAGATTTGATTTGAAactatcataaaaaaagaaagaaaagtatgtaAGAACGATTAGATTGTTTCAACAAAgaacaaatttctatttactATAACGATCTCGAGTATCAAATACTTAATAAATGAGAACttattaacgaaattaaagaaatttatatttattcaacgATTGTCTTTAAAGATGTGCACATTGTAAATGTGAAGTTTATTCGCGCCAATATGCTTGAACGTGCTTAATTCTACGGTACAAAAAAGGCTCGTAAATGTTTTCACGAGCATTCTATGAGAATACCATAATCATCGTTACGACAATAATGAATATAGtcttatctattatattctatacaaATTAATGCAAATAATATGTGGGCGTTAAATGGTGACGTTTGTGCAACATTTTTATGCTTCTCCTTCATCAACACGGATTCGGTCGAAGTAACACTTTGAAAGCTTACGGTGTAGTACATTTATGCATGATTAACATACAATCGAATCGTCTAATCTCGCTGTAAAAGGTGACTCAGCTTGGCTTTTGCAAcgattacttaaaaaaaaggaaaaaagaaagaaagaaaaaaagtaaaaagtaaaaagtaaaatagcTTAGAAATCCTTGGCCCCTTAGTTGTAGAAACACGAGACACTTGAAAATGATCGAATCAATCTCCCAATTAATCTTGTCATTAAGAAGCGTGAAATCGATTAGTATTATTTGTATCTAAATCTATGTATATTCTAGTCGTTGCACTAATCGTCAGACCGATTGGTCGATTACATGTCAAAAATCTCGTTTGATCTAATCAAATTTTATGGAATACTATCAAAAGTAATGCGATTAAagctttgatatatatatatatatatatatatatatatatatatgtatgtatgtatgtatgtatgtatatgtatgtatgtatgtatatgtatatatgtatgtatatagaaatacagatatagatatatcgaagaggaaatatcatttatctaTATTCTTAGATCTTTATCCAATTTAAGAAGTAGCTTCGTCAACGGGAATATTACATGTGATACGCAGTTATGAAAATCAGGACGCGGAAAACGCATACCAGTGTGTTTATATACGATCGttgacttttctctctctctttctttatatttcttttctttttcttattcttgataatatattaaagacaattatataatgtattgaTAATTTAATCCTATAATTACCAGCAAAACAGAAACGTCAAACttagaaacaaatataatgaaccttattaaaaaagatataaatataaatataaatttctaaaaataaagaaaaagaaggaaaaaataaaaatttttaatgttacatcaccgagagagaaatttcACTTCAATCTGGTTTTATTTGACGTGCGTAATTAATTCTATCAATATTTTAACGTGATTGGCCGATGATGATCGAACGTACACACGTCCGATTCGTTTCCTTGAGATAATTTTCTCTTACCGGAACGAAATATCGTTGTTATCGTCTTTGCTCTGAAATAAACCAGAAGACGTTATGTAAATTTGAGATCGATTACGCGGATCGGAAATCAACGACACACATATGcatttgtgtatatgtgtgtatgtgtgtgtacgtatcgtacagagaaatgaaaaataaataataagagcATCGTTGATagctttccttcttatttttatatgaaagtttATGTAAGGCTGATTCGAGATAACGATTTTtagattaagaaaatattttttatataaacaatataacaacgaaataatgcttatatcatttaaatcaCGTACGATTGtgatgaaattctttttttttctttctttttttccaacgattttttctctcccttttcctttcttttctttttcgtccaaatgtaaaataataaatgaagcaACGAAATTCAATGTTATTGTTCAtcgaagatatttaattacttttattcgtatttatatacaacagTTCGGCAAAATCGTTCAATCGTTTTCTCTAATTCGTCGAGATATTCTCTACGAATGTCGATGAAAGTGCATTAAACAGTCTGGTGC
This window encodes:
- the LOC127063879 gene encoding uncharacterized protein LOC127063879; its protein translation is MLIGMDLTTSLPIGQPIRNLEGKNRRRDEAGFAESPRVLEIQLPVKIATKEDLIAWAKYVMGLMASKINITLSSVKEELSRTTDQNRLKKPFKQQTSSQTSSRFTDIKSKEPLQPPPRLNSVKQNNNFLPQYPNFGTRNTYDLNDEEVIRNTNDVIVPPAATYLPVPVTNPGIDSRYRQQEQSIGNLFFDNLERNLTSNNFGLNTFHDDLSLKKFLNNPVELSSPIRFNNFTTLQRNLTDPILPLISVPFEAVITITREQSTESTIPPNKTKNLLVIPKRDPPDEFPPYFERNYTLIDQDGQINVIFDDFVTRDNNNGSKKNVRQETEKEKDEKRRQPTMLGELLQLLQILRKNSQNDTNAKITTSISKIIKGMKPQKVQIAPAYNEVILLSLFFFSLRIFQSTLTKLTTKEELNETNSDSPELEQQINDDDYDDDDTMGGSLQSLLDLLPLAVPILEDLSDPESETDLAEVLQAAIPLVQGLSEGDGEDGVDIPGALVPILLNLSGGKDGRGSDVAAIAGPLIQLIAPLIGPLIGPLIGPLSHSSNPPYGQGGSSLSALVKSVAGPLSTPTGPGKMSPLSNLIAGVVASLSKEISVPGKGGYGGGGLDLSTLISTVVSGFLAGTSAGLSGSSKSDGHKDSAYSPTSYGDYGGYGPAPANMANPANLLGTSIKGIINGALQLVGSLLKAVTGILGASSQEPTPSYGPPTSYGYPTTRAPPYAYNSYANSPIGQTPPPRQTNVKKRII